From Anas platyrhynchos isolate ZD024472 breed Pekin duck chromosome 38, IASCAAS_PekinDuck_T2T, whole genome shotgun sequence, one genomic window encodes:
- the LOC139998628 gene encoding uncharacterized protein isoform X2 translates to MDVELLPVRLWMLLGPQCWKVQGALWVPVLGWGPQGSSRPAQQCWLCWHWVSTAARSHPGFALQVLLDEEPRDKLCTVVRQQAMLAISALSTVKVVLEDEMMSLLLASFKSVFFLPPKEELDICLYDMTLKSMDIMLQTLLIRPPASSLPENLYRILQVLLCFTSSQNKVGKERAMERIWRLIGFISTRFHHEPIGKYFQSSQRTTIVLRTLETIRDCCIDDNKNQWAKFTLEVAARDSASWLMDVERILRFLHENLKRSDSTSLLRQSFFLVLKALTNQFPREALISVLTNLPPLDSTTLDMWKVMLSFPMTSEKILQELQNVLEDKRVCRSLQAQPVHTSLLKFAMMHPTENVLSNLRDPEKLLTLLSLNSLPILWLVLRALVMLSETSQMVTDVQVLLPEVMETLQYENTHINMKALTIFKNVIRHLEKKEASHIALALAGRLLPLFNDVSSEVRECSMLLFKDLMESVLWWKKGEMKKTVHRAIIPLLFRMSDNTESVAKVSAVILLACAKFLKWKPLEQLAQTEDIWKIGEYLLKQKRSRVEGYLQQSLTYLEDDQTSLRKTAVKFVVLRMQCDTHPSIRILAAGTIEILQRQVQQQPASRWARLKALRCWP, encoded by the exons ATGGACGTTGAGTTGCTCCCTGTGAGATTGTGGATGCTGCTGGGACCTCAGTGTTGGAAGGTGCAGGGGGCACTCTGGGTGccggtgctgggctggggaccccagggCTCCTCTCGTCCtgcccagcagtgctggctctgctggcatTGGGTATCAACGGCTGCCAGGTCCCATCCCGGTTTTgctctgcaggtgctgctggacGAGGAGCCCAGGGACAAGCTGTGCACAGTGGTGCGGCAGCAAGCCATGCTTGCTATCTCTGCCTTGAG CACAGTGAAGGTGGTGCTGGAGGATGAAATGATGTCTCTGTTACTTGCATCCTTCAAGAGcgtgttctttcttcctccgaAAGAGGAACTGGACATTTGCCTCTACGATATG ACCCTGAAAAGTATGGACATCATGCTGCAGACGTTGCTGATCAGacctcctgcctccagcttaCCGGAGAATTTGTACAGGATCTTGCAG gtgctgctatGCTTCACGAGCTCTCAGAACAAAGTTGGAAAGGAGAGAGCCATGGAGAGGATCTGGAGGCTGATTGGTTTCATTTCTACCCGTTTTCATCACGAG CCAATTGGAAAATACTTCCAGTCTTCTCAGAGGACAACCATTGTCCTCAGGACACTTGAGACCATTAGAGACTGCTGCATCGACGACAACAAGAATCAGTGGGCCAAGTTCACGCTGGAAGTGGCCGCGAGAGACTCTGCCTCCTGGCTGATGGAT GTGGAAAGGATTCTGAGATTCCTCCATGAAAACCTGAAAAGGAGCGACAGCACATCTTTACTCCGGCAGAGCTTCTTCTTAGTACTGAAGGCACTGACTAACCAGTTTCCCAGGGAAGCTCTCATAAGCGTGCTGACCAACCTTCCGCCACTTGACAG cactacGCTGGACATGTGGAAGGTGATGCTTTCCTTTCCAATGACTTCAGAGAAGATCTTGCAGGAGCTACAGAATGTTCTCGAGGACAAACGGGTGTGCAGGTCTCTGCAAGCTCAGCCTGTGCACACCAGCCTTCTTAAGTTCGCT ATGATGCATCCAACTGAAAATGTACTATCGAATTTACGTGACCCAGAAAAGCTCCTGACGCTTCTGAGTCTTAACAGCCTGCCGATCCTCTGGCTGGTGCTCAGAGCCCTCGTCATGCTGTCGGAGACATCTCAGATG GTGACGGACGTGCAGGTCCTGCTGCCAGAAGTCATGGAGACTCTGCAGTATGAAAACACGCACATCAACATGAAGGCCCTGACTATCTTCAAAAATGTGATTCGTCATCTGGAGAAGAAGGAGGCCAGCCACATCGCTCTGGCACTGGCTGGGAGACTCCTGCCTCTCTTTAACGAT GTGTCCAGTGAGGTGCGAGAATGCTCCATGctcctcttcaaagacttgATGGAGTCTGTGCTGTGgtggaaaaaaggagaaatgaagaagaCCGTGCACAGGGCCATTATTCCACTGCTTTTCCGGATGAGTGACAACACTGAGAGTGTGGCCAAG GTCTCTGCAGTAATCCTACTTGCTTGTGCAAAGTTCCTGAAGTGGAAACCGCTTGAGCAGCTGGCTCAGACTGAGGACATCTGGAAGATTGGGGAGTACTTG CTCAAGCAGAAGAGGAGCAGGGTGGAAggatacctgcagcagagcctgaCATACCTGGAGGATGATCAGACCAGCTTGCGAAAGACGGCTGTCAAATTCGTCG TCCTCCGAATGCAATGTGACACCCATCCATCGATCCGTATCCTGGCAGCTGGGACCATAGAGATCCTGCAACGTCAAGTACAGCAGCAACCCGCATCAAGATGGGCTAGGCTAAAAGCACTGCGCTGCTGGCCGTGA
- the LOC139998628 gene encoding uncharacterized protein isoform X1 — protein sequence MDVELLPVRLWMLLGPQCWKVQGALWVPVLGWGPQGSSRPAQQCWLCWHWVSTAARSHPGFALQVLLDEEPRDKLCTVVRQQAMLAISALSTVKVVLEDEMMSLLLASFKSVFFLPPKEELDICLYDMTLKSMDIMLQTLLIRPPASSLPENLYRILQVLLCFTSSQNKVGKERAMERIWRLIGFISTRFHHEPIGKYFQSSQRTTIVLRTLETIRDCCIDDNKNQWAKFTLEVAARDSASWLMDVERILRFLHENLKRSDSTSLLRQSFFLVLKALTNQFPREALISVLTNLPPLDSTTLDMWKVMLSFPMTSEKILQELQNVLEDKRVCRSLQAQPVHTSLLKFAMMHPTENVLSNLRDPEKLLTLLSLNSLPILWLVLRALVMLSETSQMVTDVQVLLPEVMETLQYENTHINMKALTIFKNVIRHLEKKEASHIALALAGRLLPLFNDVSSEVRECSMLLFKDLMESVLWWKKGEMKKTVHRAIIPLLFRMSDNTESVAKVSAVILLACAKFLKWKPLEQLAQTEDIWKIGEYLLKQKRSRVEGYLQQSLTYLEDDQTSLRKTAVKFVAFAAMHSRDLDKEDLHVIITFLRMQCDTHPSIRILAAGTIEILQRQVQQQPASRWARLKALRCWP from the exons ATGGACGTTGAGTTGCTCCCTGTGAGATTGTGGATGCTGCTGGGACCTCAGTGTTGGAAGGTGCAGGGGGCACTCTGGGTGccggtgctgggctggggaccccagggCTCCTCTCGTCCtgcccagcagtgctggctctgctggcatTGGGTATCAACGGCTGCCAGGTCCCATCCCGGTTTTgctctgcaggtgctgctggacGAGGAGCCCAGGGACAAGCTGTGCACAGTGGTGCGGCAGCAAGCCATGCTTGCTATCTCTGCCTTGAG CACAGTGAAGGTGGTGCTGGAGGATGAAATGATGTCTCTGTTACTTGCATCCTTCAAGAGcgtgttctttcttcctccgaAAGAGGAACTGGACATTTGCCTCTACGATATG ACCCTGAAAAGTATGGACATCATGCTGCAGACGTTGCTGATCAGacctcctgcctccagcttaCCGGAGAATTTGTACAGGATCTTGCAG gtgctgctatGCTTCACGAGCTCTCAGAACAAAGTTGGAAAGGAGAGAGCCATGGAGAGGATCTGGAGGCTGATTGGTTTCATTTCTACCCGTTTTCATCACGAG CCAATTGGAAAATACTTCCAGTCTTCTCAGAGGACAACCATTGTCCTCAGGACACTTGAGACCATTAGAGACTGCTGCATCGACGACAACAAGAATCAGTGGGCCAAGTTCACGCTGGAAGTGGCCGCGAGAGACTCTGCCTCCTGGCTGATGGAT GTGGAAAGGATTCTGAGATTCCTCCATGAAAACCTGAAAAGGAGCGACAGCACATCTTTACTCCGGCAGAGCTTCTTCTTAGTACTGAAGGCACTGACTAACCAGTTTCCCAGGGAAGCTCTCATAAGCGTGCTGACCAACCTTCCGCCACTTGACAG cactacGCTGGACATGTGGAAGGTGATGCTTTCCTTTCCAATGACTTCAGAGAAGATCTTGCAGGAGCTACAGAATGTTCTCGAGGACAAACGGGTGTGCAGGTCTCTGCAAGCTCAGCCTGTGCACACCAGCCTTCTTAAGTTCGCT ATGATGCATCCAACTGAAAATGTACTATCGAATTTACGTGACCCAGAAAAGCTCCTGACGCTTCTGAGTCTTAACAGCCTGCCGATCCTCTGGCTGGTGCTCAGAGCCCTCGTCATGCTGTCGGAGACATCTCAGATG GTGACGGACGTGCAGGTCCTGCTGCCAGAAGTCATGGAGACTCTGCAGTATGAAAACACGCACATCAACATGAAGGCCCTGACTATCTTCAAAAATGTGATTCGTCATCTGGAGAAGAAGGAGGCCAGCCACATCGCTCTGGCACTGGCTGGGAGACTCCTGCCTCTCTTTAACGAT GTGTCCAGTGAGGTGCGAGAATGCTCCATGctcctcttcaaagacttgATGGAGTCTGTGCTGTGgtggaaaaaaggagaaatgaagaagaCCGTGCACAGGGCCATTATTCCACTGCTTTTCCGGATGAGTGACAACACTGAGAGTGTGGCCAAG GTCTCTGCAGTAATCCTACTTGCTTGTGCAAAGTTCCTGAAGTGGAAACCGCTTGAGCAGCTGGCTCAGACTGAGGACATCTGGAAGATTGGGGAGTACTTG CTCAAGCAGAAGAGGAGCAGGGTGGAAggatacctgcagcagagcctgaCATACCTGGAGGATGATCAGACCAGCTTGCGAAAGACGGCTGTCAAATTCGTCG CGTTTGCTGCAATGCACTCCAGGGACCTAGACAAAGAAGACCTGCATGTGATCATCACCT TCCTCCGAATGCAATGTGACACCCATCCATCGATCCGTATCCTGGCAGCTGGGACCATAGAGATCCTGCAACGTCAAGTACAGCAGCAACCCGCATCAAGATGGGCTAGGCTAAAAGCACTGCGCTGCTGGCCGTGA